The Mesorhizobium loti DNA segment GTTCTTGCAGTGGCAGCTACGGGCGGCCTCACCGCGTGACCGCCCCCGACACACGGGAGGATGGTTATGGCCGGCTTTCATGTCATGGCGGACGCGTATGGGATGCATGTGCAGCCCACGGTGCGCCGTATCACCACGACGGACCTCTGGGACGCGCTCAAGCTCGGCGCCGAGGATTTCTGGGCAAAACCGTCTCACTACGTGTTCCTGTGTTTGATCTATCCGATTGTCGGCCTGATCCTCACGCAGTGGAGTTCGGGTTCCAACGCCATTCAACTCGTCTATCCCTTGATGTCGGGCTTTGCCCTGGTCGGGCCTTTTGCCGCGATCGGGCTCTACGAGATCAGCCGCCGGCGCGAGCTGGGCATGAACACGGATTGGCGCCATGCGCTGGATGTGCGCCGGTCCCCGGCGCTGCCGTCGATCGCAGTCATCGGCATCATGCTGTTTGCGCTGTTCCTTTTGTGGCTGTTCACCGCGCAATCAATCTACACCAGCCTGTTCGGCGACCAGCCGCCGGCATCGATCGGCGCCTTCGCCCGCGATGTGCTGACGACCGGCAAGGGCTGGACCCTGATTCTGCTTGGCAACGCGGCCGGGTTCGTCTTTGCCGTGGTGGTGCTCGCCACGACGGTGATCGCCTTTCCGCTGCTGCTTGACCGTGATGTCGGTGCCGTCTCGGCAATCGAAACCTCGGCCCGGGCGGTGATGGCAAACCCGCTGCAGATGGCGCTGTGGGGGCTGCTGGTTGCAGTGCTTCTGGTGATCGGCTCCATCCCGCTGTTTGCCGGGCTGGCGGTGGTCATGCCGATCCTGGGCCACGCCACCTGGCACCTCTACCGAAAGGTAGTCGAGCCGGCGCAGATCCGCCCGATCCGCCGGCCGATGTAGACC contains these protein-coding regions:
- a CDS encoding cytochrome C oxidase subunit I, with amino-acid sequence MAGFHVMADAYGMHVQPTVRRITTTDLWDALKLGAEDFWAKPSHYVFLCLIYPIVGLILTQWSSGSNAIQLVYPLMSGFALVGPFAAIGLYEISRRRELGMNTDWRHALDVRRSPALPSIAVIGIMLFALFLLWLFTAQSIYTSLFGDQPPASIGAFARDVLTTGKGWTLILLGNAAGFVFAVVVLATTVIAFPLLLDRDVGAVSAIETSARAVMANPLQMALWGLLVAVLLVIGSIPLFAGLAVVMPILGHATWHLYRKVVEPAQIRPIRRPM